The Montipora foliosa isolate CH-2021 chromosome 1, ASM3666993v2, whole genome shotgun sequence genome has a window encoding:
- the LOC137977321 gene encoding THAP domain-containing protein 1-like, whose amino-acid sequence MVQCFHPECNHYSESHCCKFFAFPDEVKKKALFNKWKLLLRRDDREPNKYSRVCSCHFREREKRNLPTISNRNKDKLFDLLPGAEPMPPPTKKVKTKSDAKLPTVRSVLAEIKENSGPSDSTNEQEKSTDSRNTSLVEIELDMTSRELTKQKELSGYQREHYSVANLSTEVIRMETGLPTKAVFDIIVNYVARFKGDINYYSGWKVEAITLEDQVFMTLMKLKQNYTNLHLAQLRIIVQGSQETKIISILSNKIYLY is encoded by the exons ATGGTCCAGTGTTTTCATCCTGAATGCAACCATTACTCCGAGAGCCACTGCTGCAAATTTTTTGCCTTCCCAGACGAGGTTAAGAAGAAGGCATTATTTAACAAGTGGAAATTGCTGTTAAG GAGGGATGACAGAGAACCAAACAAATATTCACGCGTCTGTAGCTGTCACTTCAGGGAAAGAGAGAAACGAAATCTGCCAACTATCAGTAACAGAAACAAAGACAAACTGTTTGATCTGTTGCCTGGTGCTGAGCCAATGCCTCCTCCTACCAAGAAAGTAAAAACCAAGTCTGATGCTAAGCTTCCTACTGTCAGATCTGTGTTGGCTGAAATAAAAGAGAACTCTGGCCCCAGTGATTCTACTAATGAGCAGGAAAAGTCAACGGATTcaaggaatacttcattagTGGAAATTGAACTTGATATGACTTCCAGAGAGCTTACAAAGCAAAAAGAATTGAGTGGTTATCAAAGAGAACATTACTCAGTGGCAAACCTAAGCACTGAGGTTATACGTATGGAAACAGGCTTacccacaaaagcggtctttgATATCATTGTCAATTATGTTGCAAGGTTTAAGGGGGATATAAACTATTATTCTGGATGGAAGGTAGAGGCAATTACTCTGGAAGATCAAGTGTTCATGACACTGATGAAACTGAAGCAAAATTATACAAATTTGCATCTGGCCCAGTTAAGGATAATTGTGCAAGGAAGCCAGGAGACTAAGATTATATCAATCTTAAgcaataaaatatatttatattga
- the LOC137977314 gene encoding uncharacterized protein: MASLSISSLASFFSGEQKSLDRGENHYRSDHVQSFTYSAGIIRGEVKASMKNKSYKVAVYLDDQLNIKSTECECPRGEFKCSHAAAIIIYGVHNLSRTDVECQWRRKKTVETVQAASQMFPLPEKKKEYSPLSRAPSNEDREWLYRQLRQYGKFTGVCWLLSREPEPAAQLPLKTIEEIIFSEGFLGEQTSVGQLEYFIKNVKVGQDIIKEVSALTTGQRDNPAWHLTRKGRLTASNFGAVLKAKRVTQALTTRLLGDYDLSRVRAIAWGVDKEEMAIRAFTALTGLVPVQTGVWLHESGVLGASPDGLVGDDAVLECKCPYTHRNETIAEAVKHKDFYLESKNGHYALKTSHIYWDQVQGQLFLAQRKYCYFTVWTTRDTVVLKVQRDESWKPNIDILTDFYFHKLFPKIVEGEL, encoded by the exons ATGGCGTCGCTTTCAATCTCTTCTTTAGCTTCTTTCTTCTCTGGCGAGCAAAAATCACTAGATCGTGGCGAAAATCACTACCGATCTGATCATGTACAAAGTTTTACATATTCTGCAGGAATAATTCGAGGTGAAGTCAAAGCAAGTATGAAAAACAAGAGCTACAAAGTCGCG GTTTATCTGGACGATCAATTGAATATCAAAAGCACAGAATGCGAATGCCCGAGGGGAGAGTTCAAATGTAGCCATGCGGCTGCCATCATCATTTACGGAGTACACAATTTAAGCAGAACGGACGTAGAATGTCAGTGGCGGCGTAAAAAGACTGTAGAGACAGTACAGGCTGCCTCTCAAATGTTTCCTCTTCCTGAGAAGAAAAAAGAGTATTCTCCGTTGTCCCGAGCACCAAGCAACGAAGACAGAGAGTGGCTCTACCGTCAATTGCGACAATATGGAAAGTTCACGGGAGTTTGCTGGCTTTTGAGTAGAGAGCCAGAGCCTGCTGCCCAACTACCTCTCAAAACAATTGAAGAAATCATTTTTTCAGAAGGTTTTCTGGGAGAACAAACTTCTGTGGGCCAACTTGAGTATTTTATCAAAAATGTAAAGGTCGGACAGGACATAATCAAAGAAGTGAGTGCTCTCACAACCGGGCAACGCGATAATCCCGCATGGCATTTAACACGCAAAGGCCGACTAACTGCAAGCAATTTTGGGGCAGTACTGAAAGCCAAACGAGTTACTCAAGCCCTTACAACGCGTCTGCTCGGAGATTACGATCTGAGTAGAGTCCGTGCCATTGCATGGGGTGTTGACAAGGAAGAAATGGCGATAAGAGCTTTCACTGCATTGACTGGCCTGGTACCTGTCCAGACTGGCGTATGGCTACATGAGTCTGGTGTTTTGGGTGCATCTCCAGACGGACTAGTAGGCGATGATGCTGTTCTTGAATGCAAATGCCCATACACCCACCGAAATGAGACCATTGCAGAAGCAGTCAAACACAAGGACTTTTATTTGGAGAGCAAAAATGGACATTATGCCCTTAAGACTAGTCATATCTATTGGGATCAAGTTCAGGGACAGCTGTTTTTAGCCCAGAGGAAGTATTGTTACTTTACAGTATGGACAACAAGGGACACTGTGGTCCTTAAGGTACAGCGAGATGAGTCTTGGAAACCtaacattgacattttgactgacttttattttcataaacTTTTTCCCAAGATTGTGGAGGGAGAACTTTGA